In Hyphomicrobiaceae bacterium, one DNA window encodes the following:
- a CDS encoding TadE/TadG family type IV pilus assembly protein translates to MINCLDKRRAPRKSIRKNEEGSTGVMFALLAVPMFAMVGMAIEFSRTLNARDAMQNAIDAAVLAARNVAPEDQAAVAQTYFKANLKKIIGDAQANFTRTDDGNIAGSAIVDIKTPTAALAGAQKVTVEVTALAKPDGSTASDTDTESSAPCFEVLDQSGSKTFWMDSNSGIDAHNCQVRVRSNHNSAAMYEVSSSNVKFKRILVKGYATVNSTYSAGGLYIADEPHTVTENAQVVGNPFQKAISEVSREVQTGSCTNANTNKTWSGAVQPGTYCGATEFKNATFSPGIYVIASGNGNNKNGNLKLSGKLDGSAGITFYLADNKSNFGSYTAYENSVLKAPSSGVTKGLLFFESSNRGNNYSLTISSVNKQSWTGVVYLPSIDITLESLSQWPVFNVALTANQVKLKSLSGVVSPFVWTPYGYSDPILITEAKMSSTEGWLMK, encoded by the coding sequence ATGATCAATTGTCTGGACAAGCGCCGCGCGCCCAGGAAATCAATCAGGAAGAATGAAGAAGGCTCGACGGGCGTGATGTTTGCCCTGCTGGCCGTTCCAATGTTCGCGATGGTGGGCATGGCCATCGAATTTTCTCGTACGCTCAATGCGCGCGACGCTATGCAGAATGCCATCGACGCCGCAGTCCTCGCGGCGCGCAACGTTGCACCAGAGGATCAGGCCGCCGTGGCTCAGACCTACTTCAAAGCCAATTTGAAGAAGATCATCGGCGATGCTCAGGCCAACTTCACCCGCACGGACGACGGCAACATTGCAGGGTCCGCCATCGTCGACATCAAGACACCGACCGCCGCCCTCGCCGGCGCGCAGAAAGTCACCGTTGAGGTAACGGCGCTCGCCAAGCCCGATGGTTCGACCGCTTCAGATACAGATACTGAAAGCAGCGCACCTTGCTTTGAGGTTCTCGACCAGTCGGGCTCGAAGACGTTTTGGATGGACAGCAACTCCGGCATCGACGCTCATAACTGCCAGGTGCGCGTGCGCTCCAACCACAACTCGGCGGCGATGTATGAAGTCTCGTCTTCGAACGTGAAATTCAAGCGTATCCTGGTCAAAGGCTACGCGACCGTAAATTCCACCTACAGCGCTGGCGGTCTGTACATCGCAGACGAACCCCACACAGTCACTGAGAACGCGCAGGTTGTCGGCAACCCTTTCCAAAAGGCTATTAGCGAAGTCAGCCGTGAGGTTCAGACCGGAAGCTGCACCAACGCGAACACCAACAAGACATGGAGCGGTGCTGTACAGCCGGGAACATATTGCGGCGCGACCGAATTCAAGAACGCAACCTTCTCGCCAGGCATTTATGTGATTGCCAGCGGCAATGGCAACAACAAGAATGGCAACCTGAAACTTTCCGGCAAACTCGACGGAAGCGCGGGCATTACGTTTTATCTTGCCGACAACAAATCAAATTTCGGATCTTATACCGCGTACGAAAACAGCGTGCTGAAGGCGCCGTCGTCAGGCGTTACCAAAGGACTTTTGTTCTTTGAGAGCTCCAACCGCGGCAACAACTACAGCCTGACCATCTCGTCGGTGAACAAGCAGAGCTGGACCGGTGTGGTGTATCTGCCCAGCATCGATATCACCCTCGAGTCTTTGTCCCAGTGGCCGGTCTTCAATGTCGCGCTGACCGCCAACCAAGTGAAGCTCAAGTCTCTGTCTGGCGTTGTCTCGCCGTTCGTATGGACCCCCTACGGCTATTCGGATCCGATCCTGATCACCGAAGCCAAGATGAGCAGCACCGAAGGCTGGCTTATGAAATAA
- a CDS encoding S9 family peptidase: MTDTSVAALSVHSTPLAPRRAVRSTHHGVELVDDYAWLRAPNWQEVMRNPTLLDPEIRAYLEAENAYMRDKLADTSALQEKLFAEMKARLKEDDRQVPTPDGPWEYFPRYVKGGQYAQICRIPRGGDVDTATVLLDGNAEAAGKTYWDLGGASHSPDHKLLAYACDDKGSELYTIRVKDLASGQTLADAIPDTRGALVWGDDSRTIYYVRVDANHRPLYVYRHILGTPASDDVLIYEEKDIGFYVGVSATQSQRFITIDVHDHETSEVYILDATDPKAKPRLVAPRSKGHQYVVEHNGDRLIITTNSQGAEDFRVVETPVTSPGMDSWREIVPHKPGRLIIDVNVYARHMSRLEREDGLPRIVITRFEDGAEHAIEFDEEAYALGMSDGYEYATTNLRFVYSSMTTPAETYDYDMETRARTLRKRQEVPSGHNPQDYVTRRLFATAPDGESVPITLLYKKDTPLDGSAPVLLYGYGAYGISMPAAFSTGRLSLVDRGFIYAIAHIRGGKDKGYRWYTAGKMKHKVNTFTDFIAAGEYLVAQGFTRRGRIVAQGGSAGGMLMGAVANMAPDLFLGIIAEVPFVDVLNTMLDKDLPLTPPEWPEWGNPITSAEEFAAIRAYSPYENVAHHPYPHILAVAGLTDPRVTYWEPAKWVAKLRVNSSSDNLILLKTNMGAGHGGASGRYEALKDTALTYAFALSITGLA; the protein is encoded by the coding sequence ATGACCGACACCTCCGTTGCCGCCCTCTCCGTCCACTCGACACCACTCGCGCCGCGCCGCGCCGTGCGCTCGACACACCATGGCGTTGAGCTTGTGGACGACTACGCATGGCTGCGCGCGCCCAACTGGCAAGAGGTGATGCGCAATCCTACGCTACTTGATCCCGAGATCCGCGCGTACCTCGAAGCTGAAAATGCCTACATGCGTGACAAGCTCGCAGACACGAGCGCGCTTCAGGAGAAACTGTTTGCGGAAATGAAGGCACGCCTCAAGGAGGACGACCGACAGGTTCCAACGCCCGATGGGCCCTGGGAGTACTTCCCTCGTTATGTCAAAGGCGGACAGTACGCTCAGATCTGCCGCATCCCCCGCGGCGGTGACGTCGACACCGCAACCGTTCTGCTGGATGGCAACGCCGAAGCCGCCGGCAAGACCTATTGGGATCTCGGCGGCGCGAGCCACTCTCCGGACCATAAGCTGCTGGCGTACGCCTGTGACGATAAGGGATCTGAGCTCTACACCATTCGCGTCAAAGACCTCGCTAGTGGACAGACCCTGGCCGACGCAATTCCCGACACCCGCGGAGCGCTGGTCTGGGGTGACGACAGCAGGACGATCTATTACGTCCGCGTCGATGCCAACCATCGCCCTTTGTACGTCTACCGGCACATCCTCGGTACACCCGCCAGCGACGACGTGCTCATTTACGAGGAAAAGGATATCGGCTTTTACGTCGGCGTATCAGCAACGCAGTCTCAACGCTTCATTACGATCGACGTGCACGACCATGAAACGAGCGAGGTCTACATTCTCGACGCTACCGATCCCAAGGCAAAACCACGGTTGGTCGCGCCGCGCTCGAAGGGCCACCAATACGTCGTCGAGCACAATGGCGACCGCCTGATCATCACGACCAACTCGCAAGGTGCTGAGGATTTTCGCGTTGTCGAGACACCCGTTACCTCTCCCGGCATGGACTCTTGGCGCGAAATCGTCCCCCACAAGCCTGGACGCCTCATCATCGACGTCAACGTCTATGCCCGGCATATGTCGCGCCTAGAGCGGGAGGATGGTCTTCCCCGCATCGTCATTACCCGCTTCGAAGACGGAGCTGAGCACGCCATCGAATTCGACGAAGAGGCCTACGCGCTCGGAATGTCGGATGGCTACGAGTACGCCACGACGAATTTACGTTTTGTTTACTCCTCGATGACGACCCCTGCTGAAACCTACGACTACGACATGGAAACGCGCGCGCGCACCTTGCGCAAACGCCAGGAGGTCCCCAGCGGTCACAATCCGCAGGATTACGTCACGCGCCGCTTGTTCGCGACGGCGCCCGACGGCGAGAGCGTACCGATCACGCTTCTATACAAGAAGGATACTCCGCTCGACGGCAGCGCACCTGTCTTGCTCTATGGCTATGGCGCCTACGGTATCTCTATGCCCGCCGCCTTCTCGACCGGCCGACTGTCGCTTGTCGATCGCGGCTTTATCTACGCCATCGCCCACATCCGGGGCGGCAAGGATAAGGGCTACCGCTGGTACACAGCCGGCAAGATGAAGCACAAGGTCAACACGTTCACCGACTTCATCGCGGCAGGAGAATATCTGGTCGCGCAGGGTTTCACGCGCCGCGGCCGGATCGTTGCGCAAGGCGGTTCGGCAGGCGGCATGTTGATGGGCGCGGTTGCCAACATGGCGCCAGACCTGTTTCTCGGCATCATAGCCGAGGTGCCTTTCGTCGACGTCCTGAATACGATGCTCGACAAAGACCTCCCTCTGACGCCGCCTGAATGGCCCGAATGGGGAAATCCCATTACCAGCGCAGAAGAATTCGCCGCCATCCGGGCATATTCGCCTTATGAGAATGTAGCGCACCATCCGTATCCGCACATTCTTGCCGTCGCCGGGTTAACGGATCCGCGCGTCACATATTGGGAGCCGGCCAAGTGGGTGGCAAAGCTGCGGGTTAACTCCTCGTCGGACAATTTGATCCTTTTAAAGACCAATATGGGAGCAGGCCACGGCGGCGCTTCGGGACGATACGAAGCCCTGAAGGATACCGCCCTGACGTATGCCTTCGCTCTAAGTATTACCGGCCTCGCCTGA
- a CDS encoding MucR family transcriptional regulator: MQDEQDGAGSTDLVAITANIVAAYVSKNAISSSELPNLIADTHAALSRAAGRQAPLEREDGKPKIGVKKSVMPDYIICLEDGKKFKSLKRHLRTHYNMSPEEYREKWGLPHDYPMVAPNYARARSDLAKKMGLGTRK; this comes from the coding sequence ATGCAAGACGAGCAGGACGGGGCGGGAAGCACCGATTTGGTTGCTATCACAGCCAACATCGTGGCCGCCTACGTTAGCAAGAACGCCATTTCATCATCAGAGCTGCCGAACTTGATCGCGGATACCCACGCGGCGCTGAGCCGTGCCGCTGGACGTCAGGCGCCATTGGAGCGCGAGGATGGAAAGCCCAAGATTGGCGTCAAGAAGTCGGTCATGCCCGACTACATCATCTGTCTGGAAGACGGCAAAAAGTTCAAATCCCTTAAGCGGCACCTGCGTACGCACTACAACATGTCACCGGAGGAATACCGGGAGAAGTGGGGCCTGCCGCACGACTATCCGATGGTTGCGCCGAACTATGCCCGCGCGCGTTCGGACCTCGCTAAGAAAATGGGTCTGGGAACTCGCAAGTAG
- a CDS encoding helix-turn-helix domain-containing protein, which translates to MFNKTIEVSNFSEGANCAAVRRTPEPAAGVFNDAQFQSSRKVIEFAVTRVFDVEQAQLAAFSRGVARAAHARQVAMYLAHVACRISLTDVGRMFGRDRTTVAHACAVIEDERDDPIFDRALDLLEWAVPIMASRTSTPMTSQRSEG; encoded by the coding sequence ATGTTCAACAAGACGATTGAGGTTTCCAATTTTTCTGAGGGTGCAAACTGCGCAGCTGTTAGGCGCACGCCAGAACCAGCGGCGGGCGTGTTTAATGATGCACAGTTTCAGTCTTCACGGAAGGTGATCGAGTTTGCGGTCACGCGGGTGTTTGACGTCGAGCAGGCGCAGCTCGCCGCCTTCAGTCGTGGCGTTGCTCGCGCCGCCCATGCCCGACAGGTTGCCATGTATCTCGCTCACGTCGCTTGCCGCATTTCGCTGACGGACGTCGGGCGCATGTTCGGGCGTGATCGCACGACGGTGGCGCATGCATGTGCGGTAATCGAAGACGAACGTGATGATCCCATCTTCGACCGCGCACTCGATCTTCTGGAATGGGCGGTTCCAATCATGGCGTCTCGCACAAGCACGCCGATGACGAGCCAACGGTCCGAGGGTTAA
- a CDS encoding DUF6456 domain-containing protein, with protein MNERRAVRSPGRNAKVSHARAPRINTQESPLAWLAGRKDKNGRALISREEFEAGERLRRDYHFALLAQKVTASWSAVSCGSGSRRSAPGMGVDLADNVIAARERVNRALLAVGPELAGVLIDVCCYLKGLESLEKASGWPQRSGKIVLQIALQSLARHYGLSGHAVVQSSGPARVNHWGAPDYRPTVEGAEG; from the coding sequence ATGAATGAAAGACGCGCTGTGCGTTCGCCTGGGCGGAACGCCAAGGTCTCACACGCTCGCGCTCCGCGCATCAACACGCAGGAAAGTCCGCTGGCGTGGCTTGCTGGTCGCAAGGACAAGAATGGTCGCGCTCTGATCTCTCGTGAGGAGTTCGAGGCGGGAGAACGGCTGCGGCGTGATTATCACTTCGCGTTGCTTGCGCAAAAGGTGACCGCAAGCTGGTCGGCAGTCTCGTGCGGTTCGGGTTCGCGCCGGTCAGCGCCTGGCATGGGCGTTGATCTGGCAGACAACGTGATTGCCGCCCGCGAGCGCGTTAATCGTGCGTTGCTTGCTGTCGGCCCGGAACTTGCGGGCGTGTTGATCGATGTGTGCTGCTATCTGAAGGGGCTTGAAAGCCTGGAGAAGGCATCCGGTTGGCCGCAACGCTCCGGCAAGATCGTGCTGCAGATCGCGCTGCAATCCTTGGCGCGTCACTACGGATTGAGCGGGCACGCCGTTGTCCAGTCTTCAGGGCCTGCGCGCGTCAATCACTGGGGCGCACCCGATTATCGTCCGACCGTCGAAGGAGCGGAGGGGTGA
- a CDS encoding SufE family protein has translation MAIADILSDFELLEDWEDRYRYVIELGRELPPLPDELRTDANKVRGCASQVWLATKRIPVGGSGSDKLEMQGASDAMIVQGLIAILFSIYEGKTASEILATDTQAIFAKLGLKEHLTQQRSNGLASMIQRIRADAGEIAAA, from the coding sequence ATGGCTATTGCCGACATCCTCTCTGACTTCGAACTGCTGGAAGATTGGGAGGATCGCTATCGCTACGTGATCGAACTCGGCCGCGAACTCCCCCCTTTGCCTGATGAACTGCGCACCGACGCCAACAAGGTGCGCGGTTGCGCGAGCCAGGTTTGGCTCGCAACCAAACGCATTCCGGTGGGTGGCAGCGGTAGCGACAAATTAGAGATGCAGGGCGCCAGCGACGCCATGATCGTGCAGGGGCTCATCGCCATCCTGTTTTCGATCTACGAGGGAAAAACCGCTTCTGAGATTCTCGCCACCGATACCCAGGCCATCTTCGCAAAGCTGGGACTGAAGGAGCACCTGACGCAACAGCGTTCCAATGGCCTTGCCTCCATGATCCAGCGCATCCGCGCAGATGCCGGCGAAATCGCGGCAGCCTAA
- a CDS encoding DUF5330 domain-containing protein, with product MGLLRLGIIVAVGVALLPSDSEQQEMLYNRAALAAHWTVTFCDRNAETCEQAGTLWGSFKKKAQFAAELAYDTISEQIAAAASAGDNASRKNASGSYASQFQGSGIETGTLKPGDLEPNWRGGAQSPHPKATGRLVVRGGT from the coding sequence ATGGGACTTTTGAGATTAGGCATCATCGTCGCGGTGGGCGTGGCGCTATTGCCTTCCGACAGCGAGCAGCAGGAGATGCTGTATAACCGTGCGGCCTTGGCGGCGCACTGGACTGTCACGTTCTGCGACCGCAACGCAGAGACGTGCGAGCAGGCTGGCACGCTATGGGGAAGCTTCAAGAAGAAGGCGCAGTTCGCCGCCGAGCTCGCATACGACACCATCAGCGAACAGATCGCGGCAGCCGCTTCCGCTGGCGACAACGCATCACGCAAGAATGCTTCTGGCTCCTACGCCAGCCAGTTCCAGGGCTCAGGGATTGAAACGGGAACGCTCAAGCCAGGAGATCTCGAACCCAACTGGCGTGGAGGTGCGCAATCGCCGCACCCGAAGGCAACCGGACGGCTGGTCGTGCGAGGCGGCACCTGA
- a CDS encoding peptidoglycan-binding domain-containing protein — MSALTMSRETRICVAAFVMLTTGLTFNLIFFQGRRLPSPFETAAIAPSGFNASINDARVSNQVAEASTPQAQIAAARPTIEVPGAFAASERPLPIASAPAPSMSRVELVKAVQRALVVRGYEPGEADGIMGLMSRAAIMAYESDSGLSLTGAPSEDLLRRLQGTTPAPVPARRGPPPVKTLEAATIIRNVGQSLAALGYPVAKNETSMSAELVRAIRDYEASQKMPETGRISAALVARLSRAARGRVSQAR, encoded by the coding sequence ATGTCTGCCCTGACCATGTCGCGCGAGACGCGTATCTGTGTGGCGGCGTTCGTGATGCTGACCACTGGGCTGACGTTCAATCTGATCTTCTTTCAGGGGCGTCGCCTGCCGAGCCCGTTCGAGACCGCCGCCATTGCGCCAAGCGGCTTCAACGCTTCGATCAATGATGCGCGCGTATCCAACCAGGTCGCCGAAGCATCTACACCTCAAGCGCAAATCGCCGCCGCCCGTCCGACCATTGAGGTGCCTGGCGCGTTTGCGGCCAGCGAACGGCCTCTACCGATAGCAAGCGCGCCTGCGCCGAGCATGTCGCGCGTCGAGTTGGTGAAAGCGGTCCAGCGCGCTCTTGTTGTGCGGGGCTATGAGCCCGGCGAGGCAGATGGCATCATGGGATTGATGTCGCGCGCCGCCATCATGGCCTATGAATCCGACAGCGGTCTCAGTCTCACCGGCGCTCCCAGCGAAGATCTCTTGCGACGGCTGCAGGGAACGACGCCGGCTCCGGTTCCCGCGCGCAGAGGACCCCCACCGGTCAAGACGCTGGAAGCGGCAACGATCATCCGTAACGTAGGCCAGTCGCTGGCCGCCCTTGGATACCCCGTTGCCAAGAATGAGACCTCGATGAGCGCTGAGCTGGTGCGCGCAATCCGCGACTACGAGGCCTCCCAAAAGATGCCGGAAACCGGCCGTATCTCGGCGGCGCTCGTCGCGCGACTGTCGCGCGCGGCGCGGGGCCGGGTTTCGCAAGCGCGCTAA
- a CDS encoding DUF1491 family protein, with the protein MRLKAEIWVKAYLRRCATHGAMGVVVRHGDDDAGAIYIKVLRGDGLCALFGPAPAGLAGADFDRRWVALAKGAFMSEDEARGMIEREARIDSDLWLIEIEDREGNHYLGDDLLVMKE; encoded by the coding sequence ATGCGTCTTAAAGCCGAAATCTGGGTCAAAGCCTATTTGCGACGTTGCGCGACCCACGGCGCGATGGGCGTCGTGGTGCGCCACGGCGATGACGATGCGGGGGCCATCTACATCAAAGTTCTCAGGGGCGATGGCTTGTGCGCGCTGTTTGGCCCCGCGCCCGCTGGACTGGCCGGAGCCGATTTCGACAGGCGCTGGGTCGCTCTGGCGAAGGGAGCGTTCATGTCGGAAGACGAGGCGCGTGGGATGATCGAGCGCGAAGCCCGCATCGATTCCGACTTATGGCTGATCGAGATCGAGGACCGTGAGGGGAACCACTACCTGGGCGACGATCTTCTCGTCATGAAAGAGTGA
- a CDS encoding glycosyltransferase, which yields MRILFVHNNFPGQFKNLAPALIERGHTVVGLTPTTNPNTISLPAVKYTWRERRFEAADFRLAETYAQMTRRGEAVAAVALELRDRHNFVPDVVFGTPGWGETLFLHTVWPDARHLLYGEFYYGPDDPTFGFDPEFSTASTANRIMRTAGSAHLVMASVEADKILTPTQWQARSHPAFLQDRISVIHEGIDTAFASPDNAASIQIPDTSHTAKAGDEILTFINRNLEPARGLHIFMRALPAVLDARPNARAVIVGGDGHSYSNPPPDGKSWKQIILDEVGDRLDMSRVHFTGKIPYRTFIDLMKVTRVHAYLTYPFVLSWSMLEAMSAGALVIGSRTPPVEEVISDGVNGQLVDFFDVDGWSRAMIAALSKPEDFVGLREAARRTIVERYDLRTQCLPAQLAFVETAR from the coding sequence ATGCGCATTCTCTTCGTTCACAACAACTTTCCGGGCCAATTCAAAAACCTCGCACCGGCGCTCATCGAGCGCGGACATACCGTCGTCGGCCTCACGCCCACCACAAATCCGAACACGATTTCACTTCCCGCCGTGAAGTACACATGGCGCGAACGGCGCTTCGAAGCTGCCGACTTCCGCTTGGCGGAAACCTACGCGCAGATGACCCGCCGCGGCGAGGCCGTCGCCGCTGTGGCGCTCGAACTGCGTGACAGGCATAACTTCGTTCCCGATGTCGTGTTCGGCACGCCTGGCTGGGGAGAAACGCTGTTCTTGCACACCGTGTGGCCCGACGCACGCCATCTTCTCTACGGCGAATTTTACTACGGCCCCGACGATCCGACCTTCGGCTTCGATCCGGAGTTCTCGACAGCATCGACGGCGAACCGCATCATGCGCACGGCGGGAAGTGCTCATCTCGTGATGGCCAGCGTCGAAGCGGACAAGATCCTGACGCCGACCCAATGGCAGGCGCGCTCACACCCTGCCTTTCTGCAAGATCGCATCAGCGTCATCCATGAAGGCATCGACACCGCGTTTGCCTCCCCGGACAACGCCGCCAGCATTCAAATTCCAGACACCTCACACACTGCCAAGGCGGGCGACGAAATCCTCACCTTCATCAATCGCAATCTGGAGCCAGCTCGCGGCCTTCATATTTTCATGCGCGCACTGCCCGCGGTGCTCGACGCGCGGCCCAACGCGCGCGCCGTGATCGTGGGCGGCGACGGACACAGCTACAGCAATCCACCTCCTGATGGCAAAAGCTGGAAACAGATCATTCTGGATGAGGTCGGCGACAGGCTCGACATGTCGCGGGTTCACTTCACCGGCAAGATCCCCTATCGCACCTTCATCGACCTGATGAAGGTAACCCGCGTGCACGCCTACCTGACCTATCCCTTCGTCTTGTCGTGGTCGATGCTGGAAGCGATGAGCGCGGGCGCCCTTGTCATCGGCTCACGCACGCCGCCCGTGGAGGAAGTGATCAGCGACGGCGTCAACGGCCAGCTTGTCGACTTTTTCGATGTCGATGGATGGAGCCGGGCGATGATCGCGGCTTTGAGCAAACCGGAAGACTTCGTCGGTCTGCGCGAGGCGGCACGGCGCACCATTGTGGAACGCTACGATTTGCGTACCCAATGCTTGCCGGCCCAATTGGCATTCGTGGAAACGGCGCGCTAG
- a CDS encoding DUF1214 domain-containing protein, which yields MQKAHAKELAVALDEISSETAETVESEAPRRAPRMKVPRLPRALGDGLKQIGRTFFRLLLTTAAVTIAVAFGVLSARYMINHGSALSTINYGPWVHWKGAGRSSADPYTRAHFARSSALRLSSDSAGTYEANSDAEGAYLHSSCDYVLEGPYAHGLWWSLSVFDSRGQLISNDADRYAFTSDTVAANPDGSYIITLGRDARPGNWLPTGGAGRLVIVFSLLDPATGFSEEERAERYKMLPEIRRENCS from the coding sequence ATGCAGAAAGCCCACGCGAAGGAGCTGGCCGTGGCGCTCGATGAGATCTCCAGCGAAACCGCCGAGACGGTTGAGAGCGAAGCGCCGCGCCGTGCACCGCGCATGAAGGTGCCGCGCCTGCCGCGTGCGCTCGGCGACGGGCTGAAGCAGATTGGAAGAACCTTCTTCCGTCTCCTGCTAACGACGGCTGCGGTCACTATCGCCGTAGCATTCGGTGTGCTGTCCGCACGCTACATGATCAATCATGGCTCGGCGCTCTCCACCATCAATTATGGGCCGTGGGTACATTGGAAGGGCGCGGGAAGAAGCAGCGCCGATCCCTACACGCGGGCGCACTTCGCCCGTAGCAGCGCGCTCAGGTTGTCGTCGGATTCCGCCGGCACCTACGAGGCAAATTCAGATGCCGAAGGCGCCTACCTTCACTCCTCGTGCGATTACGTGCTCGAAGGTCCCTATGCTCACGGACTGTGGTGGTCGTTGAGTGTCTTCGACAGCCGAGGCCAGCTCATCTCGAACGACGCAGATCGTTACGCATTCACCAGCGACACCGTCGCTGCCAATCCCGACGGCTCTTACATCATCACGCTGGGACGCGATGCACGTCCGGGCAACTGGCTTCCGACCGGCGGCGCGGGACGTCTTGTCATCGTGTTCAGCCTGCTCGACCCGGCGACAGGATTTTCGGAAGAGGAACGCGCAGAGCGCTACAAGATGCTGCCGGAAATTCGCCGGGAGAATTGCTCATGA